A segment of the Bacteriovorax sp. PP10 genome:
GTTTGTCAGAATGGGCCAAAAGTGTCAACGAACTTTATTGCAAGGGCATATTGCCACGAGCTAAATTGTCACAATTCACCTAGCATGAGAGGAAAAAATGCGCTTACTTATTTTGACTATGGCCTTGGCAATGACTTCTTTAAGCGGACATACCGCTGACTTAACATTTGCTCTACCTCTATGTCCACAAGATGGGCGCAATACGATGGAGGCCTTCCATACGACAGCAATCAGTATTAACGATGGGTCGGTCAATCTTGGAAGTGGTGGAACAGAACCTAATTTTTCAAGTGAAATACAGTGGCTTGAAAATGGTGACGTGGTCTTGGTGAGAAAAAATAAAATCAATATCCTTCTTGGAAATGGGCAGAGACCTGACTTGCGTTCAGCTTGTGGCACTTTCTCTTTTGAGCAAAACCCTGAACTCGATATGTCGTTAAAAACAAAAACTGGAATGCCTTACCCCGTTTGTGGAGAAAGAGGCTGTATGATTGTTCATCCAAAGACTGATACGTTGACTATAAAATTTGAAGATGAAGTTATTGTCTATGTAGGGCGTAAAGCTTAAAGTTATTTTATGACTAAAAAGATTTTAATTCCTCTGCCTTCATTTGATTTCGATCCCACGGAGTGTTCAGTTCCGTGGAAACTTCTGACTGACAATGGAGTAGAGGTTGTCTTTGCCACACCAGATGGTAAGGAAGCTGTTTGTGATTTAAAAATGCTGGATGGTAATGGGCTTTGGATATTTACCAATATTTTAAAAGCAGACGCCCAATCTAGAAAAAATTATGAAGAACTAAAAGAATCAAATGCATTTAAGTTTCCCAAAAAATGGGCCGACATAAAGTCCGGCGATTACGATGGAATTCTTCTTCCGGGCGGACATGCTAAAGGAATGAAAGAGTATCTTGAATCAAAAAAATTACAAAAAATTGTCAGTGAATTTTTTAAAGACAACAGGCCTGTGGGCGCCATTTGCCATGGAGTTGTGCTTGCGGGACGAAGCCTACAAGACGATGGCAAAAGCGTTTTGTTTGGTAAAAAAACAACGGCCCTATTAGGTTCCCAGGAACTATCGGCCTGGGCCATGACGTGTTTATGGTTGGGAAGTTACTACCGTACTTATCCTGAAACAGTCGAGTCCGAAGTCAAATTGAAACTAAAATCACCAAAAGATTTTATCAAAGGACCGCTGCCTTTAAAGAGAGATCAATTCGATAAACTAGAAAATGGATTTACAGTGATTGATGGGAATTATGTGTCGGCCAGATGGCCAGGAGATGCCCATAAATTTGCTGCAGATTTTTTTAGTTTACTCAACAAATAGATAAGTGTTCAAAAAGATAATGGTCATTCTCAATATGGCGTATTCCTTAGTATTTACAAGTATGTAAATACAATAGATGTTATGGCCTTTTTGCACATGAGTGCGTAAGAATTCATTCATAAACTCAATTAAGGAGATTTTATGAAAGGCCTATTAATTCTTGCACTAGCTTTTACAACTTCAAGTGTATTCGCCAAAGATATCAATCTTTCAGGACTGACAGCAAAAGCAGTTTATGATTCATTGTCGATTGAAAAATTACAACCTTTCTTTGATGGTGGAATGGGAAAAATGTACGTCAATATTGGATCGATTGTTTGCGATAAAAATGTTGATAAAGAGCTTATGACTTGTCTCTTTAAAACTGAAGGTGGATTAAACGATGCTGAAGTTCTTTTGTCATCAAATGAAGACTACATTGCTGTAGGAATTATCAGAATGGCACTTTCAGAAGCGACAGGCGCTGAAATTCAAACATCTGCAGTCTCTAAGAAATTAGTTATTAAATCACTTTCTTGTCACACTGCTGGTTATTCACATGTGCTGGATAGCATAGAAATTGAAACGAGATACGAGTGTAAGATTACTATTTAGACAAATAAAAAAGGGCCTCTTTTGAGGCCCTTTTTTTATTCTTTATTTTGCAAATTCTTTAGTAATCATTTCAAAAACCGGCTTAGGGTTATTAAGATCGTACATCATCCCAAAGTGCTTTTCATGAGTCACAGGGTGAGATGGCTCATCTAACATTTCATAAAGATTGATCTCTTGAACAATGTCTTTATAGTTAGTGTTAAGCTCAGTTAAAAGTTGTTTTAAACTGTCATAACAACGTTTATCACCAGCATATCCACCATCTGTTACGTTACCAGTTGTGACTGACCATGGATAGATCTCAGCACAGTTGGTTTCGTTGAAAAGAATTTTTACATTGTATCTTTCTGCAAGAGTTCTCATTTGTCCCAGATACATTTTATAGTAGTAACCATTGTTGTCAGCTTTATCTGTGTAGTATGGGTAGTAGTGAAAGCTGATGTAGTCAAACTTAAAACCAGCAGCATAGGCCGCATCTACAAAGTATCCTGACCCATCGGCCTTTTTATAACATCTACCACCTTGAGCAGTCGTAGCGTCACTGTTACATGCCATAATATTAATAGTTGTTTTAATTTCAATACCCATTTCAGCAGCAGCTCTCTTGATTCCTTTGTAAACCTGAACCATTTGAGCAATGTTTTTTGCTTCGTTACCAACGTCACCGTCAACTTCGTTACCAATTTCCCAAACTCTGATATCCGGGAAGCGTTTTGCAATTTTGTAAGCTTGTGCTTCACCTAACCAGTGATAGAGAGCTGGACGGATGATGACGTTATGTTTTTTACCAGCAGCGATTAATGCATCCATAGAGTCCCATAGAGGCTCCTGGCTTGAAGAGTCTCCACCGTTACGGAAGCTTCTGATGTTTCTGTCGGCAAGAACTTTTACACGCGCTTCGATTTCTGAAGCAGGGTAAGCATCGAAGTTATCGTGTCCGTTAATACCCATCATAATCTTTGAGGAAACAGGAGGTATTGGATCATTATCAACAACAGGAACGATTAAAGAAGCAAATGCTCCAACTTTAATTTCGAGTTTCATATCAGCATTGTAAACACTATCTTCAGGAGCAAGGATTGAAATTGTTTTAGAGGTATCGTTAGCTGCAAATACTAATGAACCTGAACTAATTACTGCTTTTGAAGCATTGTTGAATACCTGGTACGCCATTGTTCCAGCAGCAGTTCCTGCTACTTTGTTAACAGTTAATAAAGAAGCGACACCTTCTTTCACTGAAGCTAATACTCCTAGAGTAACAGCTAGGGCCGGAGCAGGTGGTGTAACAACTGCCGTTTTTTTAATCACGTTTACATATTTGTTAACCATGACTCCGTTGACTTCCTGAAATGCTCTGACGTTGATGTTTCCATCTTTAAGAGAAGTCATGTTGATCGGTCCCCAAAAGTTTGAGTTCTCACACATGATCCAAGTGATCTCTGAAAGTTTATTAACAGAGTCAGTCGCTTGAAGCTTCATAACTAACTTGTCAGCACATTTACCCGAAATTTCTACCGAGGCCTGATTGGCAGTTGTGACAGCGAAGTCTTTTACTGGTGAAAGAATATTAAGTGTTGTTGGAGGAGTCACCACTGCAGTTGTTTTTACGACATTAACAGTGACAGCTTTCGATGCACCATTAAGAT
Coding sequences within it:
- a CDS encoding type 1 glutamine amidotransferase domain-containing protein, producing MTKKILIPLPSFDFDPTECSVPWKLLTDNGVEVVFATPDGKEAVCDLKMLDGNGLWIFTNILKADAQSRKNYEELKESNAFKFPKKWADIKSGDYDGILLPGGHAKGMKEYLESKKLQKIVSEFFKDNRPVGAICHGVVLAGRSLQDDGKSVLFGKKTTALLGSQELSAWAMTCLWLGSYYRTYPETVESEVKLKLKSPKDFIKGPLPLKRDQFDKLENGFTVIDGNYVSARWPGDAHKFAADFFSLLNK